The following proteins come from a genomic window of Leucoraja erinacea ecotype New England chromosome 1, Leri_hhj_1, whole genome shotgun sequence:
- the nudt2 gene encoding bis(5'-nucleosyl)-tetraphosphatase [asymmetrical], whose product MTLRACGLIIFRRLYASKLEAIEFLLLQTSYGQHHWTPPKGHVDLGEDDLQTALRETEEEAGLKSKDFNLLEGYKKEMKYNVRNVPKIVIFWLAELKDSNVEIKLSDEHQAFRWLNVDEACKLAQYQEMQEALREAYQFICAKTSENK is encoded by the exons ATGACTCTCAGGGCCTGTGGATTGATCATTTTCAGGAGGTTATACGCTTCCAAACTCGAAGCAATCGAGTTCCTACTCTTGCAAACTTCTTACGGTCAGCATCACTGGACGCCTCCTAAAG GGCATGTTGATCTGGGTGAGGATGACCTTCAAACGGCACTTCGCGAAACAGAAGAAGAAGCAGGACTAAAAAGCAAAGATTTCAATTTGCTTGAAGGCTACAAAAAAGAAATGAAATACAACGTGAGAAATGTACCCAAAATTGTTATCTTTTGGTTAGCAGAACTAAAGGACAGTAATGTAGAAATAAAGCTTTCGGATGAGCATCAGGCATTCCGCTGGTTAAATGTAGATGAGGCTTGTAAACTTGCTCAATATCAAGAAATGCAGGAAGCACTGAGAGAAGCTTACCAGTTCATCTGTGCCAAGACCagtgaaaataaataa